A stretch of [Clostridium] scindens DNA encodes these proteins:
- a CDS encoding PhoH family protein — protein sequence MGLIEAIMDIPAEQQSNVFGQFDAYAKKIERTLHVTLIARGESVKIMGEASRVEQARKVLSQLAELSRRGNNVEEQNVDYTLALVMEDSPDSVLEIDKDVICHTLQGKPIKPKTMGQKKYVDAIRKKMIVFGLGPAGTGKTYLAMAMAITAFKNNEIGRIILTRPAIEAGEKLGFLPGDLQSKIDPYLRPLYDALYQIMGADSFLKNSEKGLIEVAPLAYMRGRTLDNAFIILDEAQNTTPAQMKMFLTRIGFGSKVVITGDATQKDLPSGQVSGLDVAISVVKNIEDIGICTLTSKDVVRHPLVQKIVKAYEDYESRGKNKGRDKRRRS from the coding sequence ATGGGATTAATTGAAGCGATCATGGATATACCGGCCGAGCAGCAGAGCAATGTGTTCGGACAGTTTGATGCTTATGCAAAGAAAATAGAGAGGACGCTCCATGTGACTCTGATCGCCAGAGGAGAGAGCGTAAAGATCATGGGAGAGGCTTCCAGAGTGGAGCAGGCCAGGAAGGTCTTAAGCCAGCTGGCGGAACTGTCGCGCAGAGGGAATAATGTGGAAGAGCAGAACGTGGACTATACCCTTGCCCTCGTGATGGAGGACAGCCCGGACAGCGTTCTGGAGATTGACAAGGATGTGATATGCCATACGCTGCAGGGCAAGCCGATCAAGCCTAAGACTATGGGACAGAAGAAGTATGTGGATGCGATCCGCAAGAAAATGATCGTGTTCGGCCTTGGACCTGCCGGAACGGGCAAGACCTATCTTGCCATGGCTATGGCGATCACGGCATTTAAGAACAACGAGATAGGCAGGATCATCCTTACCAGGCCTGCCATAGAGGCAGGAGAGAAACTGGGATTCCTGCCCGGAGACCTGCAGAGCAAGATCGATCCCTATCTGCGCCCGCTGTATGATGCGCTTTACCAGATCATGGGGGCGGACAGTTTCTTAAAGAACTCTGAAAAAGGCCTGATTGAAGTGGCGCCCCTGGCTTATATGAGAGGACGGACGCTGGACAACGCATTTATCATATTGGATGAAGCCCAGAATACGACTCCTGCCCAGATGAAGATGTTTCTTACCAGGATCGGATTCGGCTCCAAAGTCGTCATTACAGGAGACGCCACCCAGAAGGACCTGCCTTCCGGCCAAGTATCCGGCCTTGACGTGGCGATCTCGGTGGTAAAGAACATCGAGGATATTGGCATCTGTACGCTTACCAGCAAGGATGTCGTCCGCCATCCTCTGGTGCAGAAGATCGTAAAGGCTTATGAAGATTATGAGAGCAGAGGCAAGAATAAAGGCAGGGATAAAAGGAGAAGATCATGA
- a CDS encoding esterase/lipase family protein encodes MIMFRRICWIGIIFLTANIPFLKAGGIGLFWRVLCVPAFIAVNIMPTIRNRRMARLRYRICADGCELLIYFLAVAVASTVLMLAAIPVCFPAQKGLWLANLGCIILVEAITFWNGILRVYCTSLQIGLKWRIIGVVCGWMPVVHLAVLCKIIRVASYECTFENEKILKNQSRKDEAVCKTRYPILMVHGVFFRDFKYFNYWGRIPKELEKNGATIYYGNHQSAASVADSAKEIAMRIEEIVRESGCEKVNIIAHSKGGLDCRYAISRLGMDRYVATLTTVNTPHRGCEFADYLLDKIPGGARDKVAEGYNAALRKLGDENPDFISAVTDLTATACKNLNEKIPDAQGVYYQSIGSKLNVASGGRFPLNFSHKLVRHFDGPNDGLVSETSFPWGESYVFLTTDERRGISHGDMIDLNREDIRGFDAREFYVSLVSELKQKGY; translated from the coding sequence ATGATAATGTTTAGACGGATATGCTGGATCGGAATCATATTTCTGACAGCGAATATTCCTTTCTTAAAGGCCGGAGGAATCGGATTATTCTGGCGTGTACTGTGCGTGCCGGCCTTTATTGCGGTTAACATAATGCCAACCATTAGAAACAGGCGGATGGCGCGCTTGCGTTACCGTATCTGCGCGGACGGCTGCGAACTTCTAATATATTTTCTGGCCGTAGCCGTGGCATCCACAGTTCTTATGCTCGCTGCAATACCAGTTTGCTTTCCGGCTCAGAAAGGATTATGGCTTGCGAATCTTGGGTGTATAATCCTTGTGGAAGCGATCACCTTCTGGAACGGCATCCTGCGCGTATACTGCACTTCCTTGCAGATTGGACTGAAATGGCGGATTATCGGGGTGGTCTGCGGGTGGATGCCAGTAGTACATTTGGCTGTCCTGTGCAAGATCATACGGGTGGCATCTTATGAATGCACCTTTGAGAATGAGAAGATTTTAAAGAATCAAAGCCGTAAGGACGAGGCAGTCTGCAAGACAAGATATCCAATTCTCATGGTACATGGAGTCTTCTTCAGGGACTTTAAATATTTTAACTACTGGGGGAGGATTCCAAAGGAACTGGAAAAAAATGGAGCGACCATCTACTATGGGAATCATCAGTCTGCGGCATCTGTTGCCGACAGCGCTAAGGAAATTGCCATGAGGATTGAAGAGATTGTCAGAGAGAGTGGCTGTGAGAAGGTCAATATTATCGCCCACTCGAAAGGCGGGCTGGATTGCAGATATGCAATCAGCCGCCTGGGAATGGATCGGTATGTGGCAACGCTGACCACTGTTAATACGCCCCACAGAGGGTGCGAATTTGCGGATTATCTTCTGGATAAGATTCCAGGAGGGGCAAGGGATAAGGTGGCGGAGGGATATAATGCGGCGCTTCGGAAACTGGGGGATGAGAATCCCGATTTCATATCAGCGGTCACTGACCTGACCGCAACAGCCTGCAAGAATCTGAATGAAAAGATTCCGGATGCGCAGGGCGTTTATTATCAAAGTATAGGATCTAAGCTGAATGTAGCATCCGGGGGCAGATTCCCGCTAAACTTCTCCCATAAGCTGGTGCGGCATTTTGACGGCCCTAATGATGGCCTGGTATCCGAGACTTCCTTCCCTTGGGGGGAGTCCTATGTCTTTCTTACCACAGACGAGAGAAGGGGGATATCTCACGGGGATATGATTGATCTGAACAGGGAGGACATAAGAGGGTTCGATGCCCGGGAATTCTATGTGTCGCTGGTCAGCGAACTAAAGCAGAAGGGATATTAG
- a CDS encoding EAL domain-containing protein, translated as MKTEKLKTYYLIIGMVCLCFLTASVGFTFYSMEEYEKKDISHFKENVESMRNSVSNMIKGNIEILDGMALTIGQMEITDIEHLQPIIKKVNDRNAFLQMGFVDADGTGDMVDLDGTIHRDVDFSDESFFQKAMGGETAISNTFKDEYTNGYLNYYGVPVVIQGETVGILAAADKTDRLREVLDVPIFSKGGYANVIDDQGAYVVRSINSPAIEHIEDIGDFTEEELKNIHRELKEGEEDFIRFNKEGKKTWAAYMPLGINDWYLLGIVSKDATGSAYHLFAGMIIIVTSAMAIFIFLVYCITRVQVKNERELERLAYQDPLLGINNYIKFNKDLSETLAKEGFRKIAFWYCDIDNFKLFNESFGYEAGDQLLKSLAQLFDECARKDELFCRETSDHYVGIRYYKEPSELKAWYEELTERLEHYHIFKQQSFRLVLSMGFYCADMPEHLLTVNEMYNRARIAQKTVKEKKNIKYAFYSDSLHSQLLRENEIEANMNQALCEHRFKVYVQPKAALADDNRISGGEALVRWADPEKGMISPGEFIPLFEKNGFIVPLDRYMMESVCQWLHGYMAAGGRPIRLAVNVSRLGIFQEDFVDYYTNMKNQYQIPDGLLELEFTESLAIEDNSLLRQKIDELTARGFICSLDDFGAGYSSLNTLKDLAIQVLKLDMLFFKRSDNDEKAKIIIANIVRMAKQLHIRVVAEGVEEPEQVEFLKECGCDIIQGYVFERPMPCDEFERLLSKDPHGDWGSGFKRT; from the coding sequence ATGAAAACCGAAAAATTAAAAACTTACTATCTGATCATAGGAATGGTCTGTCTCTGCTTCCTGACGGCAAGCGTAGGCTTTACCTTTTATTCTATGGAGGAATATGAAAAGAAGGATATCAGCCATTTCAAAGAAAATGTAGAAAGCATGCGTAATAGCGTCTCCAATATGATAAAAGGCAACATCGAGATTCTGGATGGTATGGCTTTGACTATTGGACAGATGGAGATAACGGATATCGAGCATCTGCAGCCGATCATTAAGAAGGTCAATGACAGGAATGCCTTCCTTCAGATGGGATTCGTAGATGCGGATGGAACAGGGGATATGGTGGATCTGGATGGGACGATCCATAGAGATGTGGACTTTTCCGATGAGAGTTTCTTTCAAAAGGCAATGGGAGGAGAGACGGCCATATCCAATACCTTCAAAGATGAATACACCAATGGATATCTGAATTATTATGGAGTGCCTGTGGTGATACAGGGAGAGACGGTAGGCATACTGGCCGCGGCAGATAAAACGGACAGGCTGAGAGAAGTTCTGGATGTTCCGATATTCAGCAAAGGCGGATATGCGAATGTTATAGATGATCAGGGAGCCTATGTAGTCCGTTCCATAAATTCTCCTGCGATAGAACATATTGAGGACATCGGTGATTTTACAGAAGAAGAATTAAAGAATATCCACAGGGAACTGAAAGAAGGCGAGGAGGATTTCATTCGATTCAACAAAGAAGGAAAGAAAACCTGGGCCGCGTACATGCCTCTGGGGATCAATGACTGGTATCTTTTGGGCATTGTTTCTAAAGATGCGACAGGTAGCGCCTATCACCTGTTTGCCGGCATGATCATCATCGTAACGTCAGCAATGGCCATCTTTATCTTCCTGGTCTACTGCATCACCCGGGTGCAGGTCAAGAATGAAAGAGAACTGGAAAGGCTGGCTTATCAAGACCCGCTGTTAGGAATTAATAATTATATTAAGTTTAATAAAGACCTGTCGGAGACGCTGGCGAAAGAAGGATTCCGAAAGATCGCTTTCTGGTATTGCGATATCGATAATTTCAAACTCTTTAACGAGTCCTTTGGCTATGAGGCGGGAGACCAGCTGTTAAAAAGCCTTGCGCAGCTGTTCGATGAGTGCGCCAGGAAAGATGAGTTATTCTGCCGCGAGACATCAGATCATTATGTAGGCATCCGCTATTATAAAGAACCCTCGGAACTGAAAGCCTGGTATGAGGAACTGACGGAGAGGCTGGAACATTATCATATCTTCAAGCAGCAATCCTTCCGCCTGGTACTCAGCATGGGATTCTATTGTGCGGATATGCCGGAGCATCTGCTTACGGTCAATGAGATGTACAATAGAGCAAGAATTGCCCAGAAGACCGTCAAAGAGAAGAAGAACATTAAATACGCATTTTATTCGGACAGCCTTCACAGCCAGCTGCTGCGCGAAAATGAGATCGAGGCCAATATGAACCAGGCGCTTTGCGAACATCGATTCAAGGTCTATGTCCAGCCTAAGGCAGCGTTGGCAGATGACAACCGGATATCTGGCGGCGAGGCGCTGGTACGCTGGGCAGATCCGGAAAAAGGCATGATCAGTCCGGGAGAATTTATCCCTCTCTTCGAGAAGAACGGCTTCATCGTGCCGTTGGACCGGTATATGATGGAAAGCGTGTGCCAGTGGCTGCATGGGTATATGGCTGCTGGCGGGAGGCCGATAAGGCTGGCAGTGAACGTTTCAAGGCTTGGCATATTTCAGGAGGATTTTGTAGATTATTACACCAATATGAAGAACCAGTACCAGATACCGGATGGCCTGCTGGAACTGGAATTTACAGAAAGCCTGGCCATTGAAGACAATTCGTTATTGCGCCAGAAGATCGATGAACTGACGGCCAGGGGATTCATCTGCTCGCTGGACGACTTCGGCGCGGGATACTCCTCTCTTAATACTTTGAAAGACCTTGCGATCCAAGTGTTGAAACTGGACATGCTGTTCTTTAAGCGAAGCGACAATGACGAGAAGGCCAAGATTATCATCGCAAATATCGTCCGCATGGCCAAGCAGCTGCATATCCGCGTAGTGGCGGAAGGCGTGGAAGAGCCAGAGCAGGTAGAATTCCTGAAGGAATGCGGATGTGACATCATTCAAGGATACGTATTTGAGCGTCCCATGCCCTGCGATGAATTTGAAAGACTTTTATCTAAGGATCCCCATGGAGACTGGGGAAGCGGATTTAAACGTACTTAG
- the ybeY gene encoding rRNA maturation RNase YbeY, with the protein MTLYFEEEGEARLPIECEKIARQVIETTLDYAGCPYEWEVSLLLTQNEEIRVMNQDFRGIDRPTDVLSFPMTDYPVPGQFEFLEDCDDCFHPESGELMLGDIVISKEKVLSQAEEFGHSALREYAFLIVHSVLHLIGYDHMQDEERQIMERKQKEIMERLNILR; encoded by the coding sequence ATGACACTATACTTTGAAGAAGAAGGGGAGGCAAGGCTTCCCATAGAATGCGAAAAGATAGCAAGACAGGTGATAGAGACAACCCTTGATTATGCCGGATGTCCGTATGAGTGGGAAGTCAGCCTTCTGCTGACGCAGAACGAAGAGATCCGCGTGATGAACCAGGACTTCCGCGGCATTGACAGGCCAACGGATGTGCTGTCCTTCCCGATGACGGACTATCCCGTGCCCGGGCAGTTTGAGTTTTTAGAAGACTGCGATGACTGCTTCCATCCGGAATCGGGAGAACTGATGCTGGGCGATATCGTGATTTCCAAAGAGAAGGTATTATCCCAGGCCGAAGAATTCGGTCACTCTGCTTTGAGAGAATATGCTTTTTTAATTGTTCATTCTGTGTTACACTTAATTGGATACGACCATATGCAGGACGAGGAGCGTCAGATTATGGAACGTAAGCAGAAAGAAATTATGGAAAGATTAAATATATTACGATAA
- a CDS encoding YabP/YqfC family sporulation protein → MAELSELPKDVALGMPVLTVLGQMELSLENYRGIIEYTDTLVRIQTKNGQIKVTGKRLQVAYYTNDEMKVNGHIESIEYQH, encoded by the coding sequence ATGGCGGAATTATCCGAACTTCCCAAAGATGTGGCGCTTGGAATGCCGGTTCTGACGGTTTTAGGGCAGATGGAATTAAGCCTTGAAAATTACAGGGGGATCATCGAATATACCGATACGCTGGTAAGAATCCAGACAAAAAATGGACAGATCAAGGTGACTGGAAAGAGGCTCCAGGTGGCATATTATACCAATGATGAGATGAAAGTGAATGGACATATCGAGTCCATTGAATACCAGCATTAG